Below is a genomic region from Alphaproteobacteria bacterium.
GGGGACTAGAGAACCAAGCATGCGCGACGGAGACAACATGGGGCAAGGCGGCCACGTACCGGTCATGCTGGCCGAAGTACTGGGCGCCCTGTCACCGGCGGCCGGCGAGATCATGGTCGACGGCACTTTCGGTGCCGGCGGCTACGCCCGGGGGTTGCTCGACGCCGCCGATTGCACCCTCTTCGCCATCGACCGCGACGCCCAAGCAGTGGCCCGGGGCGAGGCCCTGGCCGAGCGTTTTGGCGGCCGCCTGAAAATGCTGGAGGGCCGATTCTCGGAAATGCCCGACCTGCTGGCCGGCGCCGGCATAGCGGCCGTCGACGGCATCGCGCTTGATCTTGGCCTCTCGTCACTGCAACTCGACAGTGCCGCCCGCGGCTTCTCGTTCCGCCACGATGGCCCGCTCGACATGCGCATGGGCGGCCCAGGACCCAGCGCCGCCGAGTTGGTCAACCAGGCCGACGAGCCGACCCTAGCCGACGTCATCCGCCGCTTCGGCGAGGAACGCCACAGCCGCCGCATCGCAGGCGCCATCGTGGCGGCCCGCCAAGGCGCCGCCATCCAAGGCACCGCCGAGTTGGCCGAGATCGTCGTCGCCGCCATACCGGCCGGCAGCCGACGTGGTCCCCGGGGTCCCCGTGGCCAGCCCAAAATCCATCCCGCCACCCGCACCTTCCAGGCGCTGCGCATCTGGGTCAACGACGAGATCGCCGAGCTGCGCCGCGGCCTGGCCGCCGCCGAGATCCTGCTCAGGCCCCGGGGCCGGCTGGCCGTGGTCTCCTTCCATTCCCTCGAGGACCGCGAGGTCAAGCGCTTTTTGGCTCAGCGTAGCGGCCGTGGCGCCGGCCAGCATCGTCACGCCCCGGCCAGCGAAACGCCGGAGCCCAGCTTCGAGCTCATCCGCCGCCGTGTCGGCCGCCCCGGCGCGGCCGAGCTGGCAGCCAACCCGCGGGCCCGCTCGGCCCGCCTGCGGGCGGCCCGGCGCACCGCCGCCCCGGCCTGGCAGGCCCCGGCGGGGCAGGAGGGCCCATGAGGCGCCCGCTGACCATCGCCGCGGTGCTGCTGGCCGCCCTCATGGCCTACGGCCTCTACAACATGAAGTACGAGGTCAAGGGGCTGGAGGGCCGGCTGACAGGGCTCAACCGCCAGCTTCTGGAGCAAGACGAGGCCATCCAGGTGCTGCGCGCCGAGTGGAGCTACCTCAACCGGCCGGCCCGGCTGCAACGCCTGGCGCAGCGCCACCTGGAACTGGCGCCGGTTTCGGTACACGGCATCGAGGCCCTGGCGACGGTGCCACTGAAGGTCAGCAGCCGGCCCGTGGCAAACCTCAAGACCCTGCTGCCGGGCAGCAAGCCGGTCCGCCCGGGCACCAGCAAAAGGAAGCAAAGCCGATGACGCCAGCCCGGCCAGCCCGTCCCGAGACCAACCCGGCGCTGGAAACCGGCCGCAACCGGCTGGTCCTGGTGGCAACGCTGTTTGCCCTGGCCTTTGCCGTGATTGCCGGACGCTTGGTCGATTTGACGGTGCTGCGGGGCAGTGGCGGCGAGCCGGCGCTGGGTCGCGACCTGGCGGCCGTGGTGGCGCCGGTACGGCGCGACATCATCGACCGCCGCGGCGTGCTGCTGGCCACCAACGTGGCCACCGCCTCGCTCTATGCCCGGCCGGCCAAGGTACGCGATGCCGGTGAGGCGGCCCGGCGCCTGGCCGAGGTACTGCCCGAGCTCGATGCCCGGATCCTGGCAGCCAAGCTGGCGGCACGGCGGAGCTTTGTCTGGATCAAGCGCCACCTGACGCCGCGCCAGCAATACCAGGTCAACGCCCTGGGCCTGCCGGGTCTGGGATTCCAGCGCGAGAGCCGGCGCATCTATCCGCACGGCAATCTGTTCGCCCACACACTGGGCTATACCGGCATCGACAACCACGGCCTGGCCGGCCTGGAAAAGCATTTCGACAGCGATCTCGCGGCCGGCAGCAACACGGCCGGCCAAGCGCTCAGGCTCGGCCTCGATACCCGCGTCCAGCACGTGCTGCACGGCGAGCTCAGCCGCGCCGTCGAGGAGTTTCGCGCCCGCGGCGCCAGCGGCCTGGTGCTCGACGTCGACAGCGCCGAAGTGGTGGCCCTGGTGTCGCTGCCCGACTTCGATCCCAACCGCCTGGCCACCGCCTCGTCCGAGGCTCGCTTCAACCGAGCCACGCTGGGGGTCTACGAGATGGGCTCGACCTTCAAGACGCTGACCATGGCCATGGCGCTGGAGGCCGGCGTCGGGCTGAAGCGGAGCTTCGATGCCCGCCAGCCCATTCGGGTGGCCCGCTTCACCATCCGTGACGACCACGCCAAGGCACGCTGGCTGACGCTGCCCGAGATCTTCATCTATTCCTCCAACATCGGCGCCGCCAAGATAGCCTTGGACATCGGCGCCAAGCATCAGCGCCAGTTCCTCGGCGATCTCGGCCTGCTGCGCCGGGCCGCCATCGAACTGCCCGAGGTGGGCAAGCCGCTGATGCCCCGGCCCTGGCGCGAGATCAACACCATGACGGTGGCCTTCGGCCACGGTGTCGCCGTGAGCCCGCTGCAACTGGCCAATGCCGTGGCGGCGCTGCTCAACGGCGGCCTGATGCGCAATCCGACGTTGCTGGCCCGCGAGGGCACCGTGCCCGGCCGCCGGGTGGTCTCGCAACGCACCTCGGATGTCATGCGCTGGCTGATGCGCCTGAATGTCGAACAGGGCACCGGCAAGAAGGCCCGGGCGCCGGGCTATTTGGTCGGCGGCAAGACCGGGACGGCGGAAAAGGTAGGCACCGGAGGCTATCGCCAACGCGCCCTGCTGTCGTCGTTCGTTGGCGCCTTCCCCATGAAGCAGCCGCGCTACGTCGTGCTGGCGGTGCTGGACGAGCCCCAGGGCCGGCCAGAGACCTTCGGCTATGCCACCGGCGGCTGGACGGCGGCGCCGGTGGTGGGCCGGGTGATCGCCCGGGCCGGACCGTTGCTGGGCGTCGGCAAGACGGCCGACCAGACGCCGGCCAGCGCTTTTTATGTTTCCTTCAAACAGGCAACGGGGCGCCGTGCGACTTTCTGACCTCATAGATGACGCCCCCGGGAACGTCCACGGCGGCGATTTTTCGTTTGAAGTCAAAGGCTTGACGGCAGACAGCCGACAGGTGCGCCCGGGCTTTCTGTTTGCCGCCCTGCCCGGCAGCGAGCACGACGGCCGCGACTTCATCGCCCAGGCCCTGGATGACGGCGCCGTCGCCGTGCTGGCGCCGCCCGGCACCCAGCTTGACGAACGCCGCGCCGTTCTCATCATCGATGCCAACCCGCGGCGCCGCCTGGCCCGCCTGGCGGCGCGCTTCTTTGGCCGCCAGCCGGCGCACATCGCCGCCGTCACCGGCACCAACGGCAAAACCTCGGTGGCGCGCTTTACGGAACAGCTTTGGGCCAGCCTTGGCCACCAGGGTGCCAGCCTGGGCACGCTCGGTCTCTCTGGTGCCAGCCTCGACGAGGCCGCCGCCCTGACCACGCCCGACCCGGTGGCGCTGCACCGCAGCCTGGCCGGGCTGGCCGACCAAGGCGTCAGCCACCTGGTCATGGAGGCCTCGAGCCACGGCCTCGATCAATTCCGCCTCGATGGCGTCGACCTGGCCGCCGCCGCCTTTACCAACCTGAGCCAGGACCATCTCGACTATCACCGCGACGAGGCCAGCTATTTGGCCGCCAAGCAGCGCCTGTTCGACGAACTGTTGGCAGCCGATGGCACGGCGGTGCTGAATGCCGACGTGCCCCAATTCGAGGCGCTCCGCGCTATCTGCCGTGAGCGCGACCAGCGCCTCATGAGCTACGGCCGGCGGGGCAGCGAGCTGCGGCTGGTGGCCGAGCGCCAAGATGGCGAAGGACAAAAGCTCGACCTCGAGATCGAGGGCCGGCGCTTCGAGGTTCGCCTGCCCCTGGTCGGCGGCTTCCAGGCCGACAACGCGCTCTGCGCCCTGGGTCTGGTGCTGGCGTTGGGAGCGCCGGCCGATGCCGCCGTGGCGGCGCTGGAGCATCTGCGGGGGGTACCCGGGCGGCTCGAGAAAGTCGCCGTGCATACTTCGGGAGCGCCGGTTTACGTCGATTATGCCCACACCCCGGATGCCCTGGCCCACGCCCTCACGGCCCTGGCGCCGCAGGCCGCCAACCGCCTGGTCGTGGTATTCGGCTGCGGCGGCGACCGCGACCGCGCCAAGCGACCGCTGATGGGCAACATCGCCTGCCGCCTGGCCGACCGCATCATCGTCACCGACGACAACCCGCGCGGCGAGGAGCCGGGCGCCATCCGCCGGGCCGTCCTGGAGGGCTGCGACCGCGGCGTCGAGGTGAACGACCGCGGCGTGGCCATCCGGGCGGCGGTCGGCGGCCTCGACCGGGGAGACGTGCTGGTGATCGCCGGTAAGGGCCACGAGCAGGGTCAGCTGGTGGGCCACGAGATCAGGCCCTTCGACGACGCCCAGGAGGCGCGCCGCGCCGTTCGGGCCAGCGCCGAGGTGCAACCATGACCCCGGAAGTGCTGTGGACGACCCGCGAGGCCCGCGAGGCCACCGGCGGCCGGGCGCTGGGCGACTGGGTCGCCACCGGCGTCTCCATCGACAGCCGCAGCATCGAGGCGGGCGAACTTTTCGTGGCCCTCGAAGGCCCCCACAACAACGGCCACGACCATGTGGCCGAGGCTTTGGCCAAAGGCGCCGCGGCGGCCCTGGTGCGGCGCATTCCAGAGGGACTGAGCCGCGCCGCGCCGCTGCTGCAGGTGGCCGACACCCAAGCCGCACTTGAGGCTCTGGGCAGCCACGCCCGGGGCCGGGTCGGCGCCCGCATCGCCGCCATCACCGGCAGTGTCGGCAAGACCGGCACCAAACAGGCCCTGGACCGGGCACTCGGCCGCTCGGGCGCCTGCCACGCCAGCCTGGCCAGCTACAACAACCTCTGGGGCGTGCCGCTGAGCCTGGCCCGCATGCCGCGCCACAGTGTCTACGGCGTCTTCGAGATCGGCATGAACCACGCCGGCGAGATCGTGCCGCTGGCCCGCCAGGTGCGGCCGCAGGTGGCCATCGTCACGGCGGTGACGGCGGCGCACCTCGAGTTCTTCGCATCAATGGCCGAGATCGCCGAGGCCAAGGCGGAAGTCTTCCAGGGCCTGGAGCCCGGCGGCAGCGCCATCATCAACCGCGACTGCGAGTACTTCGAGCTGCTGGCCGGGCGCGCCCGCGAGCACGGCGCCCGGGTGCTTTCCTTCGGCCAAAACGACGACGCCGACGTGCGCCTCGAACGCCTGGCACTGCATGCCACATGCAGCTGCGCCAGCGCCGACATCGCCGGCCAGCCCATCACCTACAAGATCGGCCTGCCCGGCCGGCACTGGGCGCTGAACAGCCTGGCGGTGCTGGCGGCGGTCAAGGAGATGGGCGCGGATCTCGGCCTGGCGGCACTGGCGCTGGCCGAGCTGGAGGCGCCGGCCGGACGCGGGCGCCTGCACCGGGTGGAACTGGACGAGGGCCACTTCAGCCTGATCGACGACAGCTACAACGCCAACCCGGCTTCGGTGGAGGCTGGTCTGGCGGTACTGGGCGGGGCCCAGGTCGAGGCCGGCGGCCGCCGCCTGGCGGTGCTTGGCGACATGCGCGAGTTGGGAGACGGAGCCATCGACCTGCACGCCGGCCTGGCCGCGACGGTCGAGCAAAACGCCATCGATCTGGTGTTCACATGCGGCCCCCTGATGACCCACCTGGCGGCCTCGCTGCCGGCCAGTCGGCTGGGCAGCCACGCCGACAGCGCCGAAGAAATCCTGCCCCAGGTGCTGGCCGCCTTGCGGCCCGGCGACGTGGTGCTGGTCAAGGGCTCGCTGGCCAGCCGCATGGGGCTCGTGGCCGAAGCGCTGCTGGCACCTCGGCCCCGGAGTCGTGCAGCGCGCCAGGCAGTCAACGGATAGCGCTGGGAGGGGCGACACACATGCTTTTCCTGCTCTCCCAGTTCGCCGATCAGTTCGGGCCCTTCAATCTGTTTCGCTATCTCACCTTCCGCACCGGAGGTGCCGTGCTGACGGCGCTGTTGGTGGCCTTCATCGTCGGTCCGGTGCTGATCCGCTGGCTCAAATCAAAACAGACCAACGGCCAGCCCATCCGCGACGACGGGCCGGTCAACCACATCGTGGGCAAACAGGGCACGCCGACCATGGGTGGCTTCCTCATCCTGCTGGGGCTCTCGATCGGCACGCTGCTGTGGGCCGATCTGAGCAACGATTACGTCTGGGCGACGTTATTGGTGACCATCGGCTTCGGCATGATCGGCTTCGCCGACGACTATTTGAAGGTGACCCGCCAAGATCACCGCGGCCTGCCGGGACGCCTCAAGCTGCTGCTGGAAATCCTGGTGGCGGCAGTCGCGGCCTGGTGGATGGTCGAAATTACCGGAGGTGCCGGGGCCACCGGCCTGGCGCTGCCTTTCTTCAAGGATGTGCTCATAGACCTGGGTATCTTCTTCATACCCTTTGCCGTGCTGGTCATGGTCGGCGCCTCGAATTCGGTCAACCTGACCGACGGCCTGGACGGCCTGGCCATCATGCCGGTGATCATCGCCGCCGGCGCCTTCGCCATGATCTCCTACGTCGTCGGCAACGTCGTGTTCTCGCAATACCTGCAGCTTCACGCCGTCCCCGGGGCCGGCGAACTGGCGGTCTTTTGCGGCGCTCTGGTGGGGGCGGGACTGGGCTTTCTGTGGTTCAACGCGCCGCCCGCCATGGTCTTCATGGGCGATACCGGCAGCCTGGCCGTGGGCGGCGCGCTGGGCGCCACGGCCGTGGTTACCAAGCACGAGTTGGTGCTGGCCATCGTGGGCGGGCTTTTCGTGCTCGAGACGGTGTCGGTGATCGTGCAGGTGGTGTCGTTCAAGACCACCGGGCGTCGGGTCTTCCGGATGGCGCCGCTGCATCACCACTTCGAGGAAAAAGGCTGGCCCGAATCGACCATCGTCATCCGCTTTTGGATCATCGCCGTGGTGCTGGCGCTGATCGGCCTGGCCACCCTGAAGTTGCGTTGAGGCGGGCATGATCAGCATGGACCATCTCAAGCAACAAAAGATCGCCCTTTTCGGCCTCGGCCAGAGCGGCCTGTCGGCGGCCCGGGCGCTGCTGGCCGGCGGCGCCGAGGTGAGGGCCTGGGACGACGCCGCCGGGCGCCGCGACGAGGCCGCCGCCAGCGGCGTGCCGCTGGCCGATCCCGAAGACCTGGACTGGTCCGAAATCCGGCTGCTGGTGCTCAGTCCCGGCGTGCCGCTGAGCCATCCCCAGCCGCACCCGGTGGTGGCGCGGGCCAGGGCGGCGGGCTGCGAAGTCATCGGCGACGTCGAGCTCTTTGTGCGGCGCGGCCTGCCGGCCCGGGTTGCCGCCATCACCGGTACCAACGGCAAATCCACGACCACGGCGCTGTGTGGTTTTCTGCTCGAGGCCTGCGGCCAACGCGTCGCCGTCGGCGGCAACATCGGCACACC
It encodes:
- the rsmH gene encoding 16S rRNA (cytosine(1402)-N(4))-methyltransferase RsmH; this translates as MRDGDNMGQGGHVPVMLAEVLGALSPAAGEIMVDGTFGAGGYARGLLDAADCTLFAIDRDAQAVARGEALAERFGGRLKMLEGRFSEMPDLLAGAGIAAVDGIALDLGLSSLQLDSAARGFSFRHDGPLDMRMGGPGPSAAELVNQADEPTLADVIRRFGEERHSRRIAGAIVAARQGAAIQGTAELAEIVVAAIPAGSRRGPRGPRGQPKIHPATRTFQALRIWVNDEIAELRRGLAAAEILLRPRGRLAVVSFHSLEDREVKRFLAQRSGRGAGQHRHAPASETPEPSFELIRRRVGRPGAAELAANPRARSARLRAARRTAAPAWQAPAGQEGP
- a CDS encoding penicillin-binding protein 2, giving the protein MTPARPARPETNPALETGRNRLVLVATLFALAFAVIAGRLVDLTVLRGSGGEPALGRDLAAVVAPVRRDIIDRRGVLLATNVATASLYARPAKVRDAGEAARRLAEVLPELDARILAAKLAARRSFVWIKRHLTPRQQYQVNALGLPGLGFQRESRRIYPHGNLFAHTLGYTGIDNHGLAGLEKHFDSDLAAGSNTAGQALRLGLDTRVQHVLHGELSRAVEEFRARGASGLVLDVDSAEVVALVSLPDFDPNRLATASSEARFNRATLGVYEMGSTFKTLTMAMALEAGVGLKRSFDARQPIRVARFTIRDDHAKARWLTLPEIFIYSSNIGAAKIALDIGAKHQRQFLGDLGLLRRAAIELPEVGKPLMPRPWREINTMTVAFGHGVAVSPLQLANAVAALLNGGLMRNPTLLAREGTVPGRRVVSQRTSDVMRWLMRLNVEQGTGKKARAPGYLVGGKTGTAEKVGTGGYRQRALLSSFVGAFPMKQPRYVVLAVLDEPQGRPETFGYATGGWTAAPVVGRVIARAGPLLGVGKTADQTPASAFYVSFKQATGRRATF
- a CDS encoding UDP-N-acetylmuramoyl-L-alanyl-D-glutamate--2,6-diaminopimelate ligase, translating into MDDAPGNVHGGDFSFEVKGLTADSRQVRPGFLFAALPGSEHDGRDFIAQALDDGAVAVLAPPGTQLDERRAVLIIDANPRRRLARLAARFFGRQPAHIAAVTGTNGKTSVARFTEQLWASLGHQGASLGTLGLSGASLDEAAALTTPDPVALHRSLAGLADQGVSHLVMEASSHGLDQFRLDGVDLAAAAFTNLSQDHLDYHRDEASYLAAKQRLFDELLAADGTAVLNADVPQFEALRAICRERDQRLMSYGRRGSELRLVAERQDGEGQKLDLEIEGRRFEVRLPLVGGFQADNALCALGLVLALGAPADAAVAALEHLRGVPGRLEKVAVHTSGAPVYVDYAHTPDALAHALTALAPQAANRLVVVFGCGGDRDRAKRPLMGNIACRLADRIIVTDDNPRGEEPGAIRRAVLEGCDRGVEVNDRGVAIRAAVGGLDRGDVLVIAGKGHEQGQLVGHEIRPFDDAQEARRAVRASAEVQP
- a CDS encoding UDP-N-acetylmuramoylalanyl-D-glutamyl-2,6-diaminopimelate--D-alanyl-D-alanine ligase, which gives rise to MTPEVLWTTREAREATGGRALGDWVATGVSIDSRSIEAGELFVALEGPHNNGHDHVAEALAKGAAAALVRRIPEGLSRAAPLLQVADTQAALEALGSHARGRVGARIAAITGSVGKTGTKQALDRALGRSGACHASLASYNNLWGVPLSLARMPRHSVYGVFEIGMNHAGEIVPLARQVRPQVAIVTAVTAAHLEFFASMAEIAEAKAEVFQGLEPGGSAIINRDCEYFELLAGRAREHGARVLSFGQNDDADVRLERLALHATCSCASADIAGQPITYKIGLPGRHWALNSLAVLAAVKEMGADLGLAALALAELEAPAGRGRLHRVELDEGHFSLIDDSYNANPASVEAGLAVLGGAQVEAGGRRLAVLGDMRELGDGAIDLHAGLAATVEQNAIDLVFTCGPLMTHLAASLPASRLGSHADSAEEILPQVLAALRPGDVVLVKGSLASRMGLVAEALLAPRPRSRAARQAVNG
- the mraY gene encoding phospho-N-acetylmuramoyl-pentapeptide-transferase, with amino-acid sequence MLFLLSQFADQFGPFNLFRYLTFRTGGAVLTALLVAFIVGPVLIRWLKSKQTNGQPIRDDGPVNHIVGKQGTPTMGGFLILLGLSIGTLLWADLSNDYVWATLLVTIGFGMIGFADDYLKVTRQDHRGLPGRLKLLLEILVAAVAAWWMVEITGGAGATGLALPFFKDVLIDLGIFFIPFAVLVMVGASNSVNLTDGLDGLAIMPVIIAAGAFAMISYVVGNVVFSQYLQLHAVPGAGELAVFCGALVGAGLGFLWFNAPPAMVFMGDTGSLAVGGALGATAVVTKHELVLAIVGGLFVLETVSVIVQVVSFKTTGRRVFRMAPLHHHFEEKGWPESTIVIRFWIIAVVLALIGLATLKLR